Proteins encoded in a region of the Prunus persica cultivar Lovell chromosome G4, Prunus_persica_NCBIv2, whole genome shotgun sequence genome:
- the LOC18778742 gene encoding berberine bridge enzyme-like 8, whose translation MVVNLAKVTKLNSHFMETPSSCAILAAGFFLLLHVSMAASNPTQDTFFLQCLSNHSQYSSPPISAVTYFPNNSSYTSILQSYIRNLRFITPTTPKPLFIVTPTHVSHIQASIFCSKIHALQVRIRSGGHDYDGLSYVSQVPFIIVDMFSLRSISVKVEDESAWVESGATLGEVYYRVAEQSKIHGFPAGVCPTVGVGGHLSGGGYGNMMRKYGLSVDNILDAQIVDVNGRLLDRESMGEDLFWAIRGGGGASFGVIVSWKIKLVPVPEIVTVFRVERTLEQGATDIVHQWQYVADTIHEDLFIRAVVMQSNKKGHQTVKAKFVALFLGNAKKLHALMDESLPQLGLKHEDYIEMSWIESVLYWSNYPIGTSTDVLLERQPSSEKFLKKKSDYIQEPMSKSGLEELWKKMMELRKPVLTFNPYGGKMREISELETPFPHRAGNVYKIQYSVNWKEEGVEAADKNLDLIRRLYEFMTPYVSKSPRCSYLNYRDVDLGTNGNGNASYSEASVWGTKYFKGNFDRLVQVKTAVDPGNFFSYEQSIPSLTGWEGKMAE comes from the coding sequence ATGGTAGTTAATTTGGCAAAAGTGACAAAACTCAACTCACATTTCATGGAAACTCCGAGTAGTTGTGCAATTTTAGCAGCTggtttcttccttcttctccaTGTTTCAATGGCAGCTTCAAATCCAACCCAAGACACCTTCTTCCTCCAATGCCTTTCCAATCATTCCCAATATTCCTCCCCACCAATCTCTGCAGTCACCTACTTCCCCAACAACTCTTCATACACATCCATCTTGCAGTCATATATCAGAAACCTGCGCTTCATAACCCCCACAACCCCAAAGCCACTGTTCATAGTCACTCCCACACACGTTTCCCACATCCAAGCTTCAATCTTTTGCTCCAAAATCCATGCCCTTCAAGTCAGAATCCGCAGTGGCGGCCACGACTATGATGGGCTCTCTTATGTGTCTCAAGTTCCGTTCATCATCGTTGACATGTTCAGTTTAAGATCCATAAGTGTCAAAGTAGAAGATGAGAGTGCTTGGGTTGAATCTGGAGCAACATTGGGTGAAGTTTATTACAGAGTAGCAGAGCAGAGCAAGATCCATGGCTTTCCAGCTGGTGTTTGCCCCACAGTTGGGGTTGGAGGACACTTGAGTGGAGGTGGGTATGGTAATATGATGAGAAAATATGGCCTTTCTGTTGATAACATACTTGATGCTCAAATTGTTGATGTTAATGGAAGACTTTTAGATAGAGAGTCAATGGGAGAAGACCTATTTTGGGCTATtagaggtggaggtggagctAGCTTTGGTGTGATTGTTTCTTGGAAAATCAAGTTGGTTCCTGTCCCAGAAATTGTCACAGTTTTTCGAGTTGAGAGGACTTTAGAACAAGGTGCCACCGACATTGTTCATCAGTGGCAATATGTTGCTGATACAATTCATGAAGATCTTTTCATTAGGGCGGTTGTGATGCAATCGAATAAAAAGGGGCATCAGACAGTGAAAGCTAAATTTGTGGCATTGTTTCtaggaaatgcaaaaaaacTTCATGCTTTGATGGATGAGAGCTTACCCCAATTGGGTTTGAAGCATGAGGATTATATTGAAATGAGTTGGATAGAATCTGTCTTGTATTGGTCTAATTACCCAATTGGAACTTCCACTGATGTCTTGCTTGAAAGACAACCATCATCAGAAAAATTTCTGAAGAAGAAATCTGATTACATCCAAGAACCAATGTCAAAGTCAGGTCTTGAAGAACTTTGGAAGAAAATGATGGAACTGAGAAAGCCAGTACTAACATTCAATCCTTATGGTGgaaaaatgagggaaatttcAGAGCTTGAAACCCCATTTCCACATAGAGCTGGAAATGTGTACAAAATCCAGTACTCAGTGAATTGGAAAGAGGAGGGTGTGGAGGCTGCAGATAAAAACCTTGATCTGATAAGAAGGCTTTATGAGTTTATGACACCTTATGTGTCAAAGTCACCAAGGTGTTCATATCTCAATTACAGAGATGTTGATTTGGGTACCAATGGAAATGGCAATGCAAGCTACTCAGAAGCTAGTGTTTGGGGGACCAAGTACTTCAAGGGGAACTTTGACAGATTGGTACAAGTGAAGACTGCTGTAGATCCAGGAAACTTTTTTAGTTATGAACAAAGTATTCCATCTCTTACAGGTTGGGAAGGTAAAATGGCAGAGTAA